A region of Beijerinckia sp. 28-YEA-48 DNA encodes the following proteins:
- a CDS encoding MFS transporter, with product MSSYRWVIVGAGALMTCVALGAMFSLAIFLEPVATDTHWSRAGISSAMTLNFLVMGFGGFAWGAATDRFGPRVVVLSGAVLLGLALVLASQAGTLTTFQLIYGILVGLAASAFFAPMIATTTGWFETNRSLAVSLVSAGMGVAPMTISPFARWLITAYDWRTAMFTIGVMAWILLIPAALLVRKPPVVTSGGAGQALGNGPGMSVKDALRSQQFWVLGLTFFACCAAHSGPIFHMVSYATLCGIAPMAAVSIYSVEGLAGLGGRVLFGVLADRLGVKRVLLTGLTLQALAIAAYLLVSRLSEFYVLAAIFGMIYGGVMPLYAVLAREYFGQKILGTVFGAATLLSSIGMAFGPMAGGLIFDAYASYAWLYIGSALVGLGAVGIGLAFPPLVRRQLQPA from the coding sequence ATGAGCTCTTATCGTTGGGTGATCGTTGGCGCTGGTGCGCTGATGACCTGTGTCGCGCTCGGCGCGATGTTTTCGTTGGCTATTTTTCTCGAACCGGTGGCGACCGACACCCATTGGTCGCGCGCCGGCATATCGAGCGCGATGACGTTGAATTTCCTGGTCATGGGCTTTGGCGGCTTTGCGTGGGGCGCGGCGACCGACCGTTTCGGGCCGCGTGTGGTGGTGTTGAGCGGCGCTGTGCTGCTCGGCCTAGCGCTCGTTTTGGCGAGCCAGGCGGGAACGCTGACGACCTTCCAGCTCATTTACGGGATCTTGGTCGGGCTCGCCGCCAGCGCCTTTTTCGCGCCGATGATCGCCACCACCACGGGTTGGTTCGAGACCAATCGTAGTCTCGCGGTCTCACTGGTTTCCGCCGGCATGGGTGTGGCGCCGATGACGATCTCGCCTTTCGCGCGCTGGCTCATCACCGCTTATGACTGGCGCACAGCGATGTTCACCATCGGCGTGATGGCCTGGATATTGTTGATCCCGGCGGCGTTGCTGGTGCGCAAGCCGCCTGTCGTCACCAGTGGTGGCGCAGGACAAGCGCTCGGCAACGGACCCGGCATGTCGGTGAAGGACGCTCTGCGCTCGCAGCAGTTCTGGGTGCTGGGCCTGACGTTCTTTGCCTGCTGCGCGGCGCATTCCGGCCCGATCTTCCACATGGTCAGCTATGCGACCTTGTGTGGGATCGCGCCGATGGCCGCAGTCAGTATTTACAGTGTCGAAGGTCTGGCGGGCTTGGGTGGCCGGGTTCTGTTTGGCGTCCTCGCTGACCGGCTTGGTGTCAAGCGGGTGCTGCTTACCGGATTGACGTTGCAGGCGTTGGCGATCGCGGCCTATCTGCTGGTTAGCCGGCTCAGCGAATTCTATGTGCTCGCCGCCATTTTCGGGATGATCTACGGCGGTGTGATGCCGCTCTATGCGGTGCTGGCGCGGGAATATTTCGGGCAGAAAATCCTCGGCACGGTGTTTGGCGCGGCAACTTTGTTGTCGAGCATCGGCATGGCATTCGGCCCGATGGCTGGTGGTCTGATTTTCGATGCTTATGCCAGCTATGCGTGGCTCTATATCGGCTCCGCGCTTGTCGGGCTTGGTGCCGTGGGAATAGGGCTGGCCTTTCCGCCATTGGTGCGTCGACAATTGCAACCAGCCTGA
- a CDS encoding alpha/beta hydrolase, with protein MFRSWRFLSLTAAVALLITPIAHAENAVTTRNDITFVEHDQVKLVGDLYLPQGVQKAPVLVAVHGGGWQVGDRKIYQNLGPYLAKNGYAVFAIEYRLNKPQARSYPGAVYDTKAAIQYVRANAATLGVDPDRLGLIGDSAGSHLAALVALAGEEPLYSSEYKSDPNASVSAKVKAVVGFYGVYDMQAQWQHDLVTRPRDNIAEKFLGAAPNTNRKVFFESSPINYATVDRNQIRFLLIHGTDDDIVDPPTQSSAFLLALKQAGFYVRTVVVPGAGHFFVTDPVDDTSFAGFAGPRIVRFLAEIGF; from the coding sequence ATGTTCAGATCGTGGCGCTTTCTATCCCTGACCGCAGCTGTTGCGCTTCTTATCACGCCCATCGCCCATGCCGAAAATGCGGTGACCACGCGCAATGACATCACCTTCGTCGAACATGACCAGGTGAAGCTCGTCGGCGATCTCTATCTGCCGCAAGGCGTCCAGAAAGCCCCGGTCCTGGTCGCCGTCCATGGCGGCGGCTGGCAGGTCGGTGACCGCAAAATCTACCAGAATTTAGGCCCTTATCTGGCCAAGAACGGTTATGCGGTCTTCGCCATCGAATACCGGCTCAACAAGCCGCAGGCGCGCAGCTATCCCGGCGCGGTCTACGACACCAAGGCGGCGATCCAATATGTACGCGCCAATGCAGCGACGCTCGGCGTCGATCCCGATCGCCTCGGCCTGATCGGCGACAGCGCCGGTAGCCATCTCGCCGCGCTCGTCGCGCTCGCCGGCGAGGAACCGCTGTACTCAAGCGAGTATAAGTCCGATCCGAACGCCTCTGTTTCGGCGAAGGTAAAGGCGGTCGTCGGATTCTACGGCGTCTACGACATGCAGGCGCAGTGGCAGCACGATCTCGTCACCCGCCCACGCGACAATATCGCGGAGAAATTTTTGGGCGCCGCACCTAATACCAATCGAAAAGTCTTCTTTGAGTCGTCGCCGATCAATTACGCCACCGTCGACCGGAACCAAATCCGTTTCCTGCTGATCCATGGCACCGATGACGACATCGTCGATCCCCCTACCCAGTCGAGCGCGTTTCTCCTCGCACTCAAACAAGCGGGTTTCTACGTCCGCACCGTGGTCGTTCCCGGCGCCGGCCATTTCTTCGTCACCGACCCGGTGGATGATACGAGCTTTGCTGGCTTCGCCGGACCTAGGATCGTACGGTTCCTCGCCGAGATAGGGTTCTAA